The proteins below are encoded in one region of Pseudomonas entomophila L48:
- the trmA gene encoding tRNA (uridine(54)-C5)-methyltransferase TrmA — translation MSAVFDPSQYDAQLAAKAARLRELLAPFGAPEPSVFDSPREHYRLRAEFRLWREGGQRHYAMFAPGEKHKAILIDDFPIASQRINELMPRLKAAWQGNEDLNNRLFQVEFLTTLAGDAMVTLCYHRPLDEAWEAAAQQLASELNVSVIGRSKGKRVVIGRDYAVENLDIAGRTFSYRQPEGAFTQPNGAVNQKMLGWAFEAMGERDDDLLELYCGNGNFTLPLATRARQVLATEISKTSVNAALHNLDENGVDNVRLVRLSAEELTQALNEVRPFRRLEGIDLKSYDFGTVFVDPPRAGMDPDTCELTRRFERILYISCNPETLAQNIAQLQDTHRIERCALFDQFPYTHHMESGVLLVRR, via the coding sequence ATGAGTGCTGTCTTCGACCCCTCGCAATACGACGCGCAGCTGGCGGCCAAGGCCGCCCGCCTGCGCGAGCTGCTGGCACCGTTCGGCGCGCCGGAGCCGTCGGTGTTCGACTCGCCGCGCGAGCACTACCGCCTGCGCGCGGAGTTTCGCCTGTGGCGCGAGGGTGGCCAGCGCCACTACGCGATGTTCGCCCCGGGCGAGAAGCACAAGGCGATCCTGATCGACGACTTCCCCATTGCCAGCCAGCGCATCAACGAGCTGATGCCACGCCTGAAAGCCGCCTGGCAGGGCAACGAGGACTTGAACAACCGCCTGTTCCAGGTCGAGTTCCTCACCACCCTGGCCGGTGATGCGATGGTCACCCTGTGCTACCACCGTCCGCTGGACGAGGCCTGGGAAGCGGCCGCGCAGCAACTGGCCAGCGAGCTGAACGTCAGCGTGATCGGCCGCTCCAAGGGCAAGCGCGTGGTGATCGGCCGTGACTACGCGGTAGAGAACCTCGACATCGCCGGCCGCACCTTCAGCTACCGCCAGCCCGAAGGCGCGTTCACCCAGCCCAACGGCGCGGTGAACCAGAAGATGCTCGGCTGGGCCTTCGAGGCCATGGGCGAGCGTGACGACGACCTGCTCGAACTGTACTGCGGCAATGGCAACTTCACCCTGCCGCTGGCCACCCGCGCGCGCCAGGTGCTGGCCACCGAGATCAGCAAGACCTCGGTCAACGCCGCCCTGCACAACCTCGACGAGAACGGCGTCGACAACGTGCGCCTGGTGCGCCTGTCGGCCGAAGAGCTGACCCAGGCACTGAACGAGGTCCGCCCGTTCCGCCGCCTGGAAGGCATCGACCTGAAAAGCTACGACTTCGGCACCGTGTTCGTCGACCCGCCGCGCGCCGGCATGGACCCGGACACCTGCGAGCTGACCCGCCGCTTCGAGCGCATCCTGTACATTTCCTGCAACCCGGAGACCCTGGCGCAGAACATCGCCCAGCTGCAGGATACCCACCGTATCGAACGCTGCGCCCTGTTCGACCAGTTCCCCTACACCCACCACATGGAAAGCGGGGTGCTGCTGGTTCGGCGCTGA
- the radA gene encoding DNA repair protein RadA, with protein MAKAKRLYGCTECGATFPKWAGQCGDCGAWNTLVETMIESGGAAAPSGRAGWTGQQAQIKTLAEVSVEEIPRFTTSSTELDRVLGGGLVDGSVVLIGGDPGIGKSTILLQTLCNIAVQMPALYVTGEESQQQVAMRSRRLGLPQDQLKVMTETCIETIIATARVEKPRVMVIDSIQTIFTEQLQSAPGGVAQVRESTALLVRYAKQSGTAIFLVGHVTKEGSLAGPRVLEHMVDTVLYFEGESDGRLRLLRAVKNRFGAVNELGVFGMTDRGLKEVSNPSAIFLNRTQEEVPGSVVMATWEGTRPMLVEVQALVDDSHLANPRRVTLGLDQNRLAMLLAVLHRHGGIPTHDQDVFLNVVGGVKVLETASDLALLAAVMSSLRNRPLAHGLLVFGEIGLSGEVRPVPSGQERLKEAAKHGFKRAIVPKGNAPKEAPAGLQVIAVTRLEQALDALFE; from the coding sequence ATGGCCAAGGCCAAGCGCTTGTATGGCTGCACCGAGTGCGGCGCGACCTTCCCCAAATGGGCCGGGCAGTGCGGCGATTGCGGCGCCTGGAACACCCTGGTTGAAACCATGATCGAGAGCGGCGGCGCCGCGGCCCCCAGCGGGCGTGCCGGCTGGACCGGGCAGCAGGCGCAGATCAAGACCCTGGCCGAGGTGAGCGTCGAGGAGATCCCGCGCTTCACCACCAGCAGCACCGAGCTTGACCGGGTGCTGGGGGGCGGGCTGGTGGATGGCTCCGTGGTGCTGATTGGTGGCGACCCCGGCATCGGCAAGTCGACCATCCTCCTGCAGACCTTGTGCAACATCGCCGTGCAGATGCCTGCGCTGTACGTCACCGGCGAGGAGTCGCAGCAGCAGGTGGCCATGCGCTCGCGGCGCCTGGGCCTGCCCCAGGACCAGCTCAAGGTGATGACCGAAACCTGCATCGAAACCATCATCGCCACCGCCCGCGTGGAGAAGCCGCGGGTGATGGTGATCGACTCGATCCAGACCATCTTCACCGAGCAGTTGCAGTCGGCCCCCGGCGGCGTGGCCCAGGTGCGCGAGAGCACGGCGCTGCTGGTGCGCTACGCCAAGCAGAGCGGCACGGCGATCTTCCTGGTAGGCCATGTCACCAAGGAGGGCTCGCTGGCCGGCCCACGGGTACTGGAACACATGGTCGATACCGTGCTGTATTTCGAAGGTGAGTCCGATGGCCGCCTGCGCCTGCTGCGGGCGGTGAAGAACCGCTTCGGCGCGGTCAACGAACTGGGCGTGTTCGGCATGACCGACCGCGGCCTGAAAGAGGTCTCCAACCCGTCGGCGATCTTCCTCAACCGCACCCAGGAAGAAGTGCCCGGCAGCGTGGTCATGGCCACCTGGGAGGGGACCCGGCCGATGCTGGTGGAGGTGCAGGCATTGGTCGACGACAGCCACCTGGCCAACCCCCGCCGGGTGACCCTGGGCCTGGACCAGAACCGCCTGGCCATGCTGCTGGCGGTGCTGCACCGGCACGGCGGCATCCCCACCCACGACCAGGACGTGTTCCTCAACGTGGTGGGCGGGGTCAAGGTGCTCGAGACTGCATCCGACCTGGCGCTGCTGGCGGCGGTGATGTCGAGCCTGCGCAATCGCCCGTTGGCCCACGGCCTGCTGGTGTTCGGCGAGATCGGCCTGTCGGGCGAGGTGCGTCCGGTCCCCAGTGGCCAGGAGCGCCTGAAGGAAGCGGCCAAGCATGGTTTCAAGCGCGCCATCGTGCCCAAGGGCAATGCGCCGAAGGAAGCACCGGCGGGCCTGCAGGTGATCGCGGTGACCCGCCTTGAGCAGGCGCTGGACGCGCTGTTCGAGTAA
- a CDS encoding ferredoxin--NADP reductase: MTASADKFTRQTLLDVQPLTPNLFSLRVGRDAGFRFRAGQFARLGVTKADGSVVWRAYSMVSAPHDEFLDFFSIVVPGGEFTSELSRLGEGDTLLIDRQAFGYLTLDRFVGGRDLWLLATGTGIAPFMSILQDFEAWERFDNIKLVYSVREAKELAYLEEIAGLEQRDYLAEFAGKLQFIPVVTREQHPGALNARITTLIENGELEKAAGLALSPEHSRIMLCGNPEMIDETRKVLKARDLQLSLSKRPGQVAVENYW, translated from the coding sequence ATGACCGCCAGTGCCGACAAGTTCACCCGCCAGACCCTGCTCGACGTCCAGCCCCTGACCCCCAACCTGTTCAGCCTGCGGGTCGGCCGCGACGCCGGGTTTCGCTTCCGTGCCGGGCAGTTCGCTCGCCTGGGGGTGACCAAGGCCGATGGCAGCGTGGTCTGGCGCGCGTATTCCATGGTCAGCGCACCTCACGACGAGTTCCTTGATTTCTTCTCCATCGTGGTGCCCGGTGGCGAGTTCACCAGTGAGCTCAGCCGGCTGGGTGAGGGCGACACCTTGCTGATCGATCGCCAGGCATTCGGCTACCTGACCTTGGACCGGTTCGTGGGTGGTCGTGACCTGTGGCTGTTGGCCACTGGCACCGGTATTGCGCCCTTCATGTCGATTCTTCAGGACTTCGAGGCCTGGGAGCGTTTCGACAACATCAAGCTGGTGTACTCGGTGCGCGAGGCGAAGGAACTGGCCTACCTGGAGGAGATTGCCGGCTTGGAACAACGCGACTATCTGGCCGAGTTCGCGGGCAAGCTGCAGTTCATCCCGGTGGTGACCCGTGAGCAGCATCCGGGCGCGCTGAACGCGCGCATCACCACGCTGATCGAGAATGGCGAACTGGAGAAGGCGGCGGGGCTGGCGCTGTCACCGGAGCACTCGCGGATCATGCTCTGCGGCAACCCGGAGATGATCGACGAGACACGCAAGGTGCTGAAGGCCCGCGATCTGCAACTGAGCCTGAGCAAGCGCCCCGGCCAGGTGGCGGTAGAAAACTACTGGTAA
- a CDS encoding DUF2474 domain-containing protein, which yields MSVEEKKPLWQRLGWLVLIWALSVAALGVVAYGMRMFMSAAGLSTH from the coding sequence ATGAGTGTCGAAGAGAAAAAACCGTTGTGGCAACGCCTGGGCTGGCTGGTGCTGATCTGGGCGCTGAGCGTCGCGGCGCTGGGGGTGGTGGCTTATGGCATGCGCATGTTCATGAGCGCGGCGGGGTTGAGTACCCACTGA
- a CDS encoding methyltransferase, with product MPLFNSPFADLDLIRQPEQANDPLLAFDAADQYLLEHLAAQAPAANCKVLVLNDSFGALAASLAGRLEVISSGDSHLARMALEKNLARNGKGFDSVPFMPANETWQGPFDRVLVRVPKTLALLEEQLIRLQGQLAPGAQVIAGAMIKHLPRAAGDLMEKYIGPVQASLAQKKARLLTATVAERPLASSPYPSRYRLDSPALELVNHANVFCREGLDIGTRAFLPHLPRNLGQARVADLGCGNGVLAIASALANPDAHYTLVDESYMAVQSARDNWQAALGERAVEIHAADGLAGQEKQSLEVVLCNPPFHQQQVVGDFLAWRMFQQAREALVVGGALYIVGNRHLGYHSKLARLFRGVEQVAATPKFVVLKARK from the coding sequence ATGCCCCTGTTCAACAGCCCCTTCGCCGACCTCGACCTGATCCGCCAGCCGGAGCAGGCCAACGACCCGCTGCTGGCCTTCGACGCCGCCGACCAGTATCTGCTGGAGCACCTGGCCGCCCAGGCCCCGGCAGCGAACTGCAAAGTACTGGTGCTCAATGACAGTTTCGGTGCCCTGGCGGCCAGCCTGGCTGGACGGCTGGAGGTGATCAGCAGCGGCGACTCGCACCTGGCGCGCATGGCGCTGGAGAAGAACCTGGCACGTAACGGCAAAGGCTTTGACAGCGTGCCGTTCATGCCTGCCAACGAAACCTGGCAAGGTCCGTTCGACCGGGTGCTGGTGCGTGTGCCCAAGACCCTGGCGCTGCTCGAGGAGCAACTGATCCGCCTGCAAGGCCAGCTTGCCCCGGGTGCCCAGGTGATCGCCGGCGCCATGATCAAGCACCTGCCACGCGCCGCGGGCGACCTGATGGAAAAGTACATCGGCCCGGTCCAGGCTTCGCTGGCGCAGAAAAAGGCCCGTCTGCTCACTGCCACCGTCGCCGAGCGCCCATTGGCGAGCTCTCCCTACCCTAGCCGCTACCGCCTGGACAGCCCTGCGCTGGAGCTGGTCAACCATGCCAACGTGTTCTGCCGCGAAGGGCTGGACATCGGCACCCGGGCCTTCCTGCCCCACCTGCCGCGCAACCTGGGCCAGGCGCGGGTCGCGGACCTGGGCTGCGGCAACGGCGTGCTGGCCATCGCCAGCGCCCTGGCCAACCCCGATGCCCACTACACGCTGGTGGACGAGTCGTACATGGCGGTGCAATCGGCCCGTGACAACTGGCAGGCGGCGCTGGGTGAACGCGCAGTCGAGATTCACGCAGCCGACGGCTTGGCCGGGCAAGAAAAGCAATCGTTGGAGGTGGTGCTGTGCAACCCGCCGTTCCACCAGCAACAGGTGGTCGGCGACTTCCTCGCCTGGCGGATGTTCCAGCAGGCGCGTGAGGCGCTGGTGGTGGGAGGTGCGCTGTACATCGTCGGCAACCGGCACCTGGGCTATCACAGCAAATTGGCGCGGTTGTTCCGGGGGGTCGAGCAGGTGGCGGCGACGCCGAAGTTCGTGGTGTTGAAAGCCCGGAAATGA
- the mscL gene encoding large-conductance mechanosensitive channel protein MscL: MGMLSEFKAFAVKGNVVDMAVGIIIGAAFGKIVSSFVGDVIMPPIGLLIGGVDFSDLAITLKAAEGDVPAVVLAYGKFIQTILDFIIVAFAIFMGVKVINRLKREEAVAPTAPPVPSAEETLLTEIRDLLKAQNRQP; this comes from the coding sequence ATGGGCATGCTCAGTGAATTCAAGGCCTTCGCGGTCAAGGGAAATGTCGTCGACATGGCGGTGGGTATCATCATCGGCGCGGCCTTCGGCAAGATCGTGTCGTCCTTCGTCGGTGACGTGATCATGCCCCCCATCGGCCTGCTGATCGGCGGCGTGGACTTCAGCGACCTGGCCATCACGCTCAAGGCCGCCGAAGGCGATGTGCCGGCCGTGGTGCTGGCTTATGGCAAATTCATCCAGACCATCCTTGACTTCATCATCGTCGCCTTCGCCATCTTCATGGGCGTGAAGGTAATCAACCGCCTCAAGCGCGAAGAAGCCGTGGCCCCGACCGCACCGCCAGTGCCCAGCGCCGAAGAGACCCTGCTGACCGAGATTCGCGACCTGCTCAAGGCGCAGAACCGCCAGCCCTGA
- a CDS encoding cytochrome ubiquinol oxidase subunit I, whose protein sequence is MFGLEALELARIQFAFTVSFHILFPAITIGLASYLAVLEGLWLKTGDNTYRDLYHFWSKIFAVNFGMGVVSGLVMAYQFGTNWSQFSDFAGSITGPLLTYEVLTAFFLEAGFLGVMLFGWNRVGRGLHFFATCMVALGTLVSTFWILASNSWMQTPQGYEIVNGQVIPVDWFAVIFNPSFPYRLMHMATAAFVATAFFVGSSAAWHLLRGRDNPAVRKMLSMAMWMALIVAPVQAVIGDFHGLNTLKHQPVKIAAIEGHWENKPGEPTPLILFGIPDMKAETTRFKIEIPALGSLILTHSLDKQVPAMKEFPPEDRPNSTIVFWSFRIMVGLGMLMIVVGLWSLWLRKRGTLYSSRPFLYLTLWMGPSGLIAILAGWFTTEVGRQPWVVYGLMRTADGVSNHSYAQLGFTLVMFVVVYFALFGTGIGYMMRLVRKGPKTGEGEEHTPGGPGQQRTPARPLSAADEGHEADSTSLSKGN, encoded by the coding sequence ATGTTCGGATTAGAAGCCCTAGAGCTCGCCCGAATCCAGTTTGCCTTTACCGTGTCCTTTCACATCCTGTTCCCAGCCATCACCATTGGCCTGGCGAGCTACCTGGCCGTCCTCGAAGGTCTTTGGCTGAAGACCGGCGACAACACCTACCGTGACCTCTACCACTTCTGGTCGAAGATCTTCGCCGTCAACTTCGGCATGGGCGTGGTCTCCGGTTTGGTCATGGCCTATCAGTTCGGTACCAACTGGAGCCAGTTCTCCGATTTCGCCGGTTCCATCACCGGCCCCCTGCTCACCTACGAGGTGCTGACCGCCTTCTTCCTGGAGGCCGGCTTCCTCGGTGTCATGCTGTTCGGCTGGAACCGTGTCGGCCGTGGCCTGCACTTCTTCGCCACCTGCATGGTGGCGCTCGGCACGCTGGTGTCGACGTTCTGGATCCTTGCCTCCAACAGCTGGATGCAGACCCCCCAGGGCTACGAGATCGTCAATGGCCAGGTGATCCCGGTGGACTGGTTCGCCGTGATCTTCAACCCGTCGTTCCCCTATCGCCTGATGCACATGGCCACCGCGGCCTTCGTCGCCACCGCGTTCTTCGTCGGATCGTCTGCGGCCTGGCACCTGCTGCGCGGGCGTGACAACCCGGCGGTGCGCAAGATGCTGTCGATGGCCATGTGGATGGCGCTGATCGTCGCGCCGGTGCAGGCGGTGATCGGTGACTTCCATGGGCTCAATACCCTCAAGCACCAGCCGGTGAAGATCGCCGCCATCGAGGGGCACTGGGAAAACAAGCCCGGTGAGCCAACCCCGCTGATCCTGTTCGGCATTCCCGATATGAAAGCCGAGACCACGCGCTTCAAGATCGAGATCCCGGCACTGGGCAGCCTGATCCTCACCCACAGCCTGGACAAGCAAGTGCCGGCGATGAAGGAATTTCCACCTGAGGATCGGCCCAACTCCACCATCGTGTTCTGGTCGTTCCGGATCATGGTCGGGCTGGGCATGCTGATGATTGTCGTCGGCCTGTGGAGCCTGTGGCTGCGCAAGCGCGGCACCCTGTACAGCTCGCGCCCGTTCCTCTACCTGACCTTGTGGATGGGCCCGTCGGGGCTGATCGCCATCCTCGCCGGCTGGTTCACCACCGAGGTTGGCCGCCAGCCGTGGGTGGTCTATGGGCTGATGCGCACCGCCGATGGGGTGTCCAACCATAGCTACGCGCAGCTGGGCTTCACCCTGGTGATGTTCGTGGTGGTCTACTTCGCCCTGTTCGGCACCGGCATCGGCTACATGATGCGCCTGGTGCGCAAAGGGCCGAAGACCGGCGAAGGCGAGGAGCACACGCCGGGTGGCCCTGGCCAGCAACGCACGCCGGCGCGGCCGCTGTCCGCCGCCGATGAAGGCCACGAGGCCGACTCCACCAGCCTGAGCAAGGGGAACTGA
- a CDS encoding NCS2 family permease — protein MLERLFQLRAHNTNVRTEILAGVTTFLAMAYILFVNPSILGETGMDKGAIFVATCLAAAIGSVTMGIIANYPIALAPGMGLNAFFTYTVVLHMGHTWQVALGAVFLSAVLFFLLSIFRIREWIVNSIPLPLRSAIAAGIGLFLALIALHNAGIVVDNPATLVGLGDLSKPAPILAILGFFLIVALESLKVRGAVLIGILAVTVASIAMGVTPFNGVVSMPPSLAPTFLQLDIAGALDVGLISVIFAFLFVDLFDNSGTLIGVAKRAGLMGKDGHMPKMGRALIADSTAAMAGSLLGTSTTTSYIESAAGVSAGGRTGLTAIVVAILFLLALFFAPLAGSVPAFATAPALLFVAVLMASGLAEINWDDVTEAAPVVVTALAMPLTYSIANGIAFGFIAWTAIKLISGRHRDLNPALVILSILFVIKLGWFNA, from the coding sequence ATGCTGGAAAGGCTGTTTCAACTAAGAGCACACAACACCAACGTGCGCACCGAGATTCTCGCGGGCGTCACCACCTTCCTGGCCATGGCCTACATCCTGTTCGTCAACCCGAGCATCCTCGGCGAGACCGGCATGGACAAGGGCGCGATCTTCGTCGCCACGTGCCTTGCCGCGGCCATCGGCTCGGTGACCATGGGCATCATCGCCAACTACCCGATCGCCCTGGCGCCGGGCATGGGCCTGAACGCCTTCTTCACCTACACCGTGGTCCTGCACATGGGCCACACCTGGCAGGTGGCATTGGGCGCGGTGTTCCTCTCCGCAGTGCTGTTCTTCCTGCTGTCGATCTTCCGCATCCGCGAGTGGATCGTGAACAGCATCCCGCTGCCGCTGCGCTCGGCCATTGCCGCCGGCATCGGCCTGTTCCTGGCGCTGATCGCCCTGCATAACGCCGGCATCGTCGTCGATAACCCGGCAACCCTGGTGGGCCTGGGCGACCTCAGCAAGCCGGCGCCGATCCTCGCCATCCTGGGCTTCTTCCTGATTGTCGCCCTTGAGTCGCTGAAGGTCCGTGGTGCGGTGCTGATCGGCATCCTGGCAGTGACCGTGGCCTCGATCGCGATGGGCGTCACTCCGTTCAATGGCGTGGTCTCGATGCCGCCTTCGCTGGCCCCGACCTTCCTGCAACTGGACATCGCCGGCGCCCTCGACGTGGGCCTGATCAGCGTGATCTTCGCCTTCCTGTTCGTCGACCTGTTCGACAACTCCGGCACCCTGATCGGCGTGGCCAAGCGCGCCGGCCTGATGGGCAAGGACGGCCACATGCCGAAAATGGGCCGCGCCCTGATCGCCGACAGCACCGCCGCCATGGCAGGCTCCCTGCTGGGCACCTCGACCACTACCAGCTACATCGAATCGGCCGCTGGCGTGAGCGCCGGGGGCCGCACCGGCCTGACCGCCATCGTGGTCGCGATCCTGTTCTTGCTGGCGCTGTTCTTCGCCCCGCTGGCCGGCAGCGTGCCGGCCTTCGCCACCGCCCCGGCGCTGCTGTTCGTCGCCGTGCTGATGGCCTCGGGCCTGGCCGAGATCAACTGGGACGACGTCACCGAAGCCGCGCCGGTGGTGGTGACCGCCCTGGCCATGCCGCTGACCTACTCGATCGCCAACGGCATCGCCTTCGGTTTCATCGCCTGGACCGCCATCAAACTGATCTCCGGTCGTCACCGCGACCTGAACCCGGCGCTGGTGATCCTGTCCATCCTGTTCGTCATCAAGCTGGGCTGGTTCAACGCATGA
- the cydB gene encoding cytochrome d ubiquinol oxidase subunit II, with amino-acid sequence MGIDLPLIWAVIIIFGVMMYVVMDGFDLGIGMLFPFVQDERDRDVMMNTVAPVWDGNETWLVLGGAALFGAFPLAYSVVLEALYLPLILMLVGLIFRGVAFEFRFKARANKRHIWDKAFIWGSLVATFFQGVALGAFIEGFKVVDRKFAGGTLDWLTPFTLFCGLGLIVAYTLLGCTWLIMKTEGPLQQKMHDMARPLALVLLAVIGIVSLWTPIAYPQIAERWFSMPNLVWFMPVPILVLVTFYGLLRAVARNAHYTPFLLTLVLIFLGYSGLGISLWPNIIPPSISIWDAAAPPQSQGFMLVGTLFILPFILGYTYWSYYVFRGKVTHEDGYH; translated from the coding sequence ATGGGTATCGATCTTCCGCTGATCTGGGCCGTGATCATCATCTTCGGCGTCATGATGTACGTGGTGATGGATGGTTTCGACCTGGGGATTGGCATGCTCTTCCCCTTCGTCCAGGACGAGCGTGACCGTGATGTGATGATGAACACCGTCGCCCCGGTATGGGACGGCAACGAAACCTGGCTGGTGCTGGGGGGCGCGGCATTGTTCGGTGCCTTCCCGCTGGCCTACTCGGTGGTGCTCGAGGCGCTGTACCTGCCGTTGATCCTGATGCTGGTGGGGCTGATCTTCCGCGGCGTGGCCTTCGAGTTCCGCTTCAAGGCCAGGGCCAACAAGCGGCATATCTGGGACAAGGCGTTCATCTGGGGTTCGCTGGTGGCGACCTTCTTCCAGGGCGTGGCCCTGGGGGCCTTCATCGAAGGCTTCAAGGTGGTCGACCGCAAGTTCGCCGGCGGCACCCTGGACTGGCTGACCCCGTTCACGCTGTTCTGCGGCCTGGGCCTGATCGTGGCCTACACCTTGCTGGGTTGCACCTGGCTGATCATGAAGACCGAAGGGCCACTGCAGCAGAAAATGCATGACATGGCCCGGCCCCTGGCGCTGGTGCTGCTGGCGGTGATCGGCATCGTCAGCCTGTGGACGCCAATCGCCTACCCGCAAATCGCCGAGCGCTGGTTCAGCATGCCCAACCTGGTCTGGTTCATGCCGGTGCCGATCCTGGTGCTGGTGACCTTCTACGGCTTGCTGCGGGCGGTGGCGCGTAACGCGCACTACACGCCGTTCCTGTTGACGCTGGTGCTGATCTTCCTGGGCTACAGCGGGCTGGGCATCAGCCTGTGGCCGAACATCATCCCGCCGTCGATCAGCATCTGGGATGCCGCGGCGCCGCCGCAGAGCCAGGGCTTCATGCTGGTGGGCACGCTGTTCATCCTGCCGTTCATTCTGGGTTACACCTACTGGAGCTACTACGTGTTCCGCGGCAAGGTGACCCATGAAGATGGCTATCACTAG
- a CDS encoding MFS transporter produces the protein MSDSTPQLLRHHRPFIAFWLARVFTASGFQMLTVAIGWHLYQLTGNVLDLGLVGLVEFAPRVLFMLHTGHVADRYDRRKVAALCQTLQALIALALALGSFTDNVSRELIFVLAFLLGAARSFEMPATQALLPNVVPPGLFPRAVAASASASQAATIVAPAVGGLLYAFGSTWVYGPTVALYVIACLLTLNLDARQQLPQRGRASLDSLLAGIRFIRSRPDILGAISLDLFAVLLGGATALLPVFAKDILLTGAWGLGLLRSAPAVGALLMSLWLARFPVERKVGLTMFTAVGVFGVATIAFGLSTSFWFSLVVLVVLGAADMISMVIRSAFVQLETPDEMRGRVSAVNGLFIGASNQLGEFESGVTAHWFGTVPAVVLGGVGTLVVTGVWMKLFPTLTHRDRMHEGHP, from the coding sequence ATGTCCGATTCCACCCCGCAATTGCTGCGCCATCACCGCCCCTTCATCGCCTTCTGGCTGGCCCGGGTGTTCACCGCCAGTGGCTTCCAGATGCTCACCGTGGCCATCGGCTGGCACCTCTACCAACTGACCGGCAATGTGCTCGACCTGGGCCTGGTCGGCCTGGTCGAGTTCGCACCCCGCGTGCTGTTCATGCTGCACACCGGCCACGTCGCCGACCGCTATGACCGGCGCAAGGTCGCCGCCCTGTGCCAGACCCTGCAGGCGCTGATCGCCCTGGCGCTGGCCCTGGGCAGTTTTACCGACAACGTCAGCCGCGAGCTGATCTTCGTACTGGCCTTCCTGTTGGGGGCCGCCCGTTCGTTCGAGATGCCGGCGACCCAGGCCCTGTTGCCCAACGTGGTGCCACCCGGGCTGTTCCCCCGTGCGGTGGCGGCCTCGGCTTCGGCTTCGCAGGCGGCGACCATCGTCGCCCCGGCAGTGGGCGGCCTGCTCTATGCCTTCGGCAGTACCTGGGTGTATGGCCCGACGGTGGCCCTGTATGTCATCGCCTGCCTCCTCACCCTCAACCTGGACGCCCGCCAGCAGCTGCCACAACGCGGCCGCGCCAGCCTCGACTCGCTGCTGGCCGGGATCCGCTTCATCCGCAGCCGCCCGGACATCCTCGGCGCCATCTCGCTTGACCTGTTCGCCGTGCTGCTGGGCGGTGCCACCGCGCTGTTGCCGGTGTTCGCCAAGGACATCCTGCTCACCGGCGCCTGGGGCCTGGGCCTGTTGCGTTCGGCGCCCGCCGTCGGAGCTCTGCTGATGTCGCTTTGGCTGGCGCGCTTCCCGGTGGAGCGCAAGGTGGGGCTGACCATGTTCACCGCGGTGGGTGTATTCGGCGTGGCGACCATCGCCTTCGGCCTCTCGACCTCCTTCTGGTTCTCCCTGGTGGTGCTGGTGGTGCTGGGCGCGGCGGACATGATCAGCATGGTCATCCGCAGCGCCTTCGTGCAGTTGGAGACGCCGGACGAGATGCGTGGCCGGGTGAGCGCGGTGAATGGCTTGTTCATCGGTGCCTCGAATCAGCTCGGCGAGTTCGAATCGGGCGTTACCGCGCACTGGTTTGGCACAGTGCCGGCAGTGGTGCTCGGTGGCGTGGGCACACTGGTGGTGACCGGGGTGTGGATGAAGCTGTTCCCGACCCTGACCCACCGCGACCGTATGCATGAAGGCCACCCGTAG
- a CDS encoding autoinducer binding domain-containing protein, protein MPYWKSEDIQQLLEERNPQRMFEIAVTMSQALGMEYLGLSLHLHIAAQNPQVILYNNYPREWNEHYRQGNFLTIDPIVSMCHKTLKPQIWSDELYCEVPHFRESAMRFGITHGWTQSVFDQRHNESQLSVCRGKRPIKVKEVYDKASQVMWLCNTLHAALSEHHLEKLSPTPNLSERELEVLKWSAGGKTAADVATILSLSTSTVNFHIRSVINKTNAANKAGAIAVAFLRGLL, encoded by the coding sequence ATGCCTTACTGGAAGAGCGAAGATATTCAGCAGCTGCTGGAAGAGCGCAATCCTCAGCGAATGTTCGAAATTGCCGTGACGATGTCCCAGGCACTGGGGATGGAATACCTCGGCCTAAGCCTGCACCTGCACATCGCCGCCCAAAATCCGCAGGTGATTCTCTACAACAATTATCCGCGCGAATGGAACGAACACTATCGACAGGGAAACTTCCTCACGATAGATCCGATAGTGTCAATGTGCCATAAAACGCTCAAACCGCAAATCTGGAGCGACGAACTGTACTGCGAGGTTCCACATTTTCGCGAATCGGCCATGCGATTCGGAATCACCCATGGCTGGACCCAGTCAGTCTTCGATCAACGGCACAATGAAAGTCAACTTAGCGTGTGCCGGGGCAAGCGCCCAATCAAGGTGAAAGAAGTCTATGACAAAGCTTCCCAGGTGATGTGGCTGTGCAACACATTGCACGCGGCGCTCAGTGAGCACCACCTGGAAAAACTCAGCCCGACACCCAATCTGAGCGAGCGTGAGCTGGAAGTGCTCAAATGGTCCGCAGGCGGCAAGACCGCCGCGGATGTGGCAACCATTCTGTCGCTGTCCACCAGCACGGTGAATTTCCATATTCGTAGTGTGATCAACAAGACCAACGCCGCGAACAAGGCTGGCGCCATCGCCGTCGCCTTCCTGCGCGGCCTGCTCTGA